The genomic window ACCTCTACATTGGCTTCCTTTAGCATTTCGAACATAATTTTTTCGGCTACTTTAGATTCATAGACCCATTGCATTTTACGCTCTTCGTTTCTGCCTTTGTAAGTTCTCTTTAAGGATTTTACAAAAAACTCATCGCGGTTTTGGTTTACCCAAACTTCTGGTTTAAGGTAATAAGTGTACAAACGTTGGTAAAACTCTCTAGTTAAACCACCAACCACATCATTTCTGTTCATATCTGTAGCTGTTAAACCAGAAGTTACCAAACCACCCACATGCTTATTTTTAGAAATTAGCACCACTTTTTTCCCCATACGGCCACTTTGTATGGCAGTAATTACCCCTGCAGCAGATTCTCCGTACACACAGATATCGTAAGATGATGGGTTGTTGATGGCATAAGTGTTAAACGACGTAAGTAATAGCAGTATATAAATGATCTTCTTCATGTCTTTTTATTTGATTTTAATTGTAACCTGGATTTTGAGGGAAATTATCAGCTCCCATGTTAATAACTTCAGTTTCTGGAATTGGCCATCTCACAAAATGCGGATTGTTTGGCAAATTGGTTCTACCGCCAATAGAGGCTGTAATTTCTGGATCGCCAGCATAATTGCGCACTTGCGAAATCAGTATACCCAACCTTTTCAAGAAATACCATCTATCGCCTTCAAAAGCCAACTCCCTAGCTTGTTCGTCAATAATGTCTTTAATGGTCAGCGCACCTGTAAACTCATCATTACCAGCTCTTTGCCAAACCTTGTTATAATATTGTTTCGCTAACGTTTGGTTACCTTTCATCAAAGCGGCTTCGGCACCGATGATGTAGGTTTCGGCCAGACGATACACGATCAGGTCTTTGTAGCTGCGTGTTTCGGCAGGTGTACGGGTCCAAATATCACCGTATTTGGTACAACCAGGATACACAAACCTATTTTTGTTGCCACTTTTGTACAACGGGAAGTAATCTCCAGGATTTACCGTAACATTGCCATAAGCAATTGGCGAAGAGGTAGTGTTTTTGTACCTGTGGATATAGAATGAATTGTACCTTTTATCTTTCAACTGATTGTAAAGAGAGAACAAATAAGGGCTCGGCAGGCATCTTCCATAAGTATAGCCCCAATTTTCGTAGCTACAGGCATATTCTGCCGTGCCACCAATTTCTGTTCGGTATTGGGCAATAAAATACGCTGCAAAATAATTGCCCAATGGGGTGTTATTAGAAAGGTTTCCTCCCGGATTTTTACTCCATTGCTGTACCATTAAAGCTTCGCTATGGTTCAAATCTCCAGCATTAAAAACGCTATCTAAAGCCACCAAACGATATTGTTTAGATTGGTCAATTTGAGCTACCTGATCTAAAGCGGTATCCCAATCTTTGGCCCATAAAGCTACCTTTGCCTTCATGTGACGGGCAGCTGCTTGGTTAAACCTGCCGGGCTCTGTTGATTTCCAAGATAGATTAGCTATAGCATAATCCAAATCGTTGTAAAGCAAGCCAAAAACCTCCGCATTGGTAGCGGCTTTGTAGTTTTTAGGAGCATCTACATTTTCCCAAGTAGTAGGTTCAGTATTTAGCCAAATTCTATCGTAAGTGCGGTACAGCAAAAAATAAGCTTGTGCCCTAAAGCACTTCGCCTCGGCTACAGTGGCCTTCAAGCCTGCTGTTTCCGGCAATTTTGCTCCTGCAGCAATAATTTCGTTGGCCTTACCTATAATTTGGTACATAGTGCGCCACATGTGCGCTGCCTGCGATGAAGATGGTCTTAAGTTGTTGGGATCGTAAATACCAAAATAGTTACCAGTACCACCATTGGTAACTGCCAAATCCGTTCCACGTTCCAAAGCAAAAATGGTGGCGTTTTCGGTATCATTGGCATAGGCACGCAATAAGGAATAAACTGCACTGGTAGCTAACTTTAAACCACCTTCGGTGCTGTAAATGTAATCTGCAGAGTATTTAGTCAGATTTTCTTCTTCTAATACTTTAGAACAAGAAACCAGTCCGGCACTCAACAACAAAGCATAAATTATATTTCGTTTCATATTTCTGTTCTTTTAGAATGAAAAATTAATGCCGAACAAAAGCGTTCTAGGTTCTGGGTAAGCCCCCGCATTTTGTTCGGGTCCATAGGCTTGTACATCGGTAATGGTAAAAACATTGCTCATGGTGCAAAACAGCTTCAAATCATCTAGTTTCACTTTTTGCACCACACTTTTAGGCATTCTGTAAGAAAGCGATATGTTCCTTAACTTGATATAATCTGCCTTCTCATAAGCAGAAGAGGCCAGAAAAGCAGGCGTTTGTACAAAGTTTGGTGCAGGAGCCGTTTGAGATGGATTATGGATGGTCCAATAGTTTCTACGGATACCATTTCTTTTGCCCGTTAAATCTCCTCCCGTTTCGAAAGTGGCCAGGTAAGAATTGTAGCGGTAACCGCCATATAAGTAGTAAAAATCTAAGGATAGATTGAAATTTTTATAATCGAAACTAGTGATCAATGAGGTTAGCCATTTGGGGTCTCGCTGGATAATTACCCTGTCGTCTACCGACACCACACCATCGCCATTTACATCCCCCACCCTTATACTGCCAGGTTTGGCAGCTGGCATGTGCGAACCAGCAATATTATCCGTTAACTGCCAGATACCATCAAAACGGTAGTCGTAAGAAACGTTCATCGACTGACCGATAAACCAATTGTTGTTCAGATCATTTTTAGGGTTTCCATTGGCATCCAACGAGCCATCGATTTTTTTGATTTTATTCCTGTTCAACGTAAAGTTCACATTCACATTCCATTTAAAATCTTTTTTCTCCATCAGTGTTCCGTTTACCGCAAGTTCGAAACCACGGTTTTGTACGTGTCCCAAGTTTACCAACTGACTGCTGTATCCCGTAGTGGTAGCTAAAGAACGTTCTACCAACAGATCGGTGGTTTGGGTATCGTAATATTCGATGGTACCATTCAATCTTCCTCCAAAAAAACCGTAATCTAAACCAATATTGGTAGAAGTAGAAGTTTCCCATTTTAGGTTGGGGTTAACCAATTGCGAGTTGGGCAAGTAACCTACCTGCGTGGTGTTTCCAAACTCTATCAGATAACGGTCTGCCAGTCCTAAAGTGGTGTAAGGGCTGATACCCTGGTTACCCACTGCACCGTAACTTACCCTCAGTTTCAAATCGGTCAAAAACCTAACATCCTTTAAAAAGTTCTCTTGTTTTAACCTCCAAGCTACTGCGGCAGCCGGAAAATAGCCATACTTGTTGTTGGCGCCAAAAACAGATGAACCATCTACCCGTACCGAAAGGGTTAATAAATATTTACTATCGAAATTATATCTCGCTCTTACCATGTAAGAAAGCAACTTTCTATCCGACAGTTCATAGGCCATTGGCGAAAAAGTGGTAGCAGAGCTGATGGCATTGTAAGACAAATCATCGTTGGGAAAGCCCAAACCAGTATTGCCAATTCGTTTCCATTGAATACCGTTGATACTGGCCATTGCCGTTGCGTCAAAATGATGCTTGTTGATATCTTTGTTGTAGTTTAAGATGGCCTCCACAATGTAATCGTTATAGGTACTTTCCGAAACCGTGGCCTGCCCACCATTGTTACGACCAGTAGTATGCCTGATCCCCAGATAGGTATTATCTTGCACCCTACGATTGTTCAAGCTGCTATTTAACCTGAAAGAGAAATCTTTATTGATTTTCCAATCGGCAAACAAGTTCATGTTCAGCCTATCGGTAATACTCAAATTATCAGAATTGTTGATGTTCCAAAGCGGATTGAAATGCGACTCGCCCACTTCGGTAACATCTTCTCTCAAAGAACCATCTGCATTGTAAACTTTAGCCAAAGGCGGCATGGTAATGAAAGAATTAAAACTACCATCGGCTATATTGCGATAAGATTTAGTGAAGGCGATATTTGCACCCAATGAAATGGTTTTAGATAAAGTTTGGTCGATATTCAACCTGCCCGTAAATCTCTTAAAATCTGATTCTGGCACCAAACCATCTTGATAGAAATGCCCCAAGGAAAGTGCATATTTAGTTTTTTCACTACCCGACTGTATCAAAACGTCATTTTTGTTCTGGTAAGCGGTACCTATCATTACGTCTTCCCAATCTACATATTCTTTAGATCGGTAAACCTCGCCCATCACACCCCTGAACGCTTCCTGCTCATCGTAATAACCATAAGCGTTATAAAAAGCTTCCTTTCTATACGCAGCCCATTGTTCGCCGTCATAAAATTCGAAGTTGCGGAACAAGCTTTGCGCACCTACGTAAGAGTTTACATTAACCTTGGTTTTTGAAGGTATACCACGTTTGGTAGTAACCAAAATTACCCCATTTGCTGCCCTGGCACCATAAATTGACTGAGCAGAAGCATCTTTCAAAATCTCTATATTGGCAATTTCGTTGGCGTTAATATCATCTATACTTGCTGTAGGCACGCCATCCACGATATATAAAGGGTCATTCCCGGCAGACAAAGACCTTCTTCCCCTTATGAGAATACTTGAACTTCCGCCTGGAGAATTATTACCAGCAGTTACCTGCACACCCGGTGCAGCGCCCCTTAACATTTCGCTTACGCTAGTGGTTGGCATTTTATTGATCTGCTCTGTAGTTACCGATGATACAGAACCAGTCAAATCTTTACGTTTCTGTACCCCATAACCCACCACAACCACTTCATTTAAGCGCTGGTCTGTAGCAACCATTTTCACTTCATATTCCAACTTATCTTC from Pedobacter sp. SL55 includes these protein-coding regions:
- a CDS encoding RagB/SusD family nutrient uptake outer membrane protein, with the translated sequence MKRNIIYALLLSAGLVSCSKVLEEENLTKYSADYIYSTEGGLKLATSAVYSLLRAYANDTENATIFALERGTDLAVTNGGTGNYFGIYDPNNLRPSSSQAAHMWRTMYQIIGKANEIIAAGAKLPETAGLKATVAEAKCFRAQAYFLLYRTYDRIWLNTEPTTWENVDAPKNYKAATNAEVFGLLYNDLDYAIANLSWKSTEPGRFNQAAARHMKAKVALWAKDWDTALDQVAQIDQSKQYRLVALDSVFNAGDLNHSEALMVQQWSKNPGGNLSNNTPLGNYFAAYFIAQYRTEIGGTAEYACSYENWGYTYGRCLPSPYLFSLYNQLKDKRYNSFYIHRYKNTTSSPIAYGNVTVNPGDYFPLYKSGNKNRFVYPGCTKYGDIWTRTPAETRSYKDLIVYRLAETYIIGAEAALMKGNQTLAKQYYNKVWQRAGNDEFTGALTIKDIIDEQARELAFEGDRWYFLKRLGILISQVRNYAGDPEITASIGGRTNLPNNPHFVRWPIPETEVINMGADNFPQNPGYN
- a CDS encoding TonB-dependent receptor yields the protein MQEQLLRCKNAAQNSLRHLLKPLCLMLLLSFVNANVLWASQKAITISFNNTTIKEVFKELNQQMGLKFIYSPLDINEAKRITGTFNNATVDKIVGEVLSGLGVTYVIQDHTVVIKKAVKATTGVQERIIRGKVLDEEAKPMPGVTIRANASNSAALSDPDGNFTIKVTAADTDLTFNMLGFSPFTLKLEDKLEYEVKMVATDQRLNEVVVVGYGVQKRKDLTGSVSSVTTEQINKMPTTSVSEMLRGAAPGVQVTAGNNSPGGSSSILIRGRRSLSAGNDPLYIVDGVPTASIDDINANEIANIEILKDASAQSIYGARAANGVILVTTKRGIPSKTKVNVNSYVGAQSLFRNFEFYDGEQWAAYRKEAFYNAYGYYDEQEAFRGVMGEVYRSKEYVDWEDVMIGTAYQNKNDVLIQSGSEKTKYALSLGHFYQDGLVPESDFKRFTGRLNIDQTLSKTISLGANIAFTKSYRNIADGSFNSFITMPPLAKVYNADGSLREDVTEVGESHFNPLWNINNSDNLSITDRLNMNLFADWKINKDFSFRLNSSLNNRRVQDNTYLGIRHTTGRNNGGQATVSESTYNDYIVEAILNYNKDINKHHFDATAMASINGIQWKRIGNTGLGFPNDDLSYNAISSATTFSPMAYELSDRKLLSYMVRARYNFDSKYLLTLSVRVDGSSVFGANNKYGYFPAAAVAWRLKQENFLKDVRFLTDLKLRVSYGAVGNQGISPYTTLGLADRYLIEFGNTTQVGYLPNSQLVNPNLKWETSTSTNIGLDYGFFGGRLNGTIEYYDTQTTDLLVERSLATTTGYSSQLVNLGHVQNRGFELAVNGTLMEKKDFKWNVNVNFTLNRNKIKKIDGSLDANGNPKNDLNNNWFIGQSMNVSYDYRFDGIWQLTDNIAGSHMPAAKPGSIRVGDVNGDGVVSVDDRVIIQRDPKWLTSLITSFDYKNFNLSLDFYYLYGGYRYNSYLATFETGGDLTGKRNGIRRNYWTIHNPSQTAPAPNFVQTPAFLASSAYEKADYIKLRNISLSYRMPKSVVQKVKLDDLKLFCTMSNVFTITDVQAYGPEQNAGAYPEPRTLLFGINFSF